The following proteins come from a genomic window of Lolium rigidum isolate FL_2022 chromosome 5, APGP_CSIRO_Lrig_0.1, whole genome shotgun sequence:
- the LOC124654405 gene encoding probable mediator of RNA polymerase II transcription subunit 26c, protein MDVDGRLRRALAAFGGGDVWDLVDAALAAAAPAELRARRDGIVERLYAAGRCRNCDDPERPLQQQPPRQPAEAASPASQEAVEEDAYVDGLGEDEEAGLESKILAIRDFLEDPDQSEDELVSLLQNLADMDITYKALQETDIGRHVNGLRKNPSGEVRQLVKLLVRKWKEIVDGWVRLHNSSGSSILSDGDSPENTQAQGKSYQNAQVSDFKYSPSPPPQRQNGLSSERSRSKSSNNSNNGFEATMEKRRASPAPTYHMKPNNSSNYSTTSSSAPARTIREPKDNNLDLEKLDSARKRLHENYQEIQNAKKQRTMQVLDIHELPKPKNKNTFIRKGGGGGLPGRR, encoded by the exons ATGGACGTTGACGGTCGCCTCCGGCGCGCGCTCGCCGCCTTCGGAGGCGGAGACGTGTGGGACCTCGTCGACGCCGCGCTCGCCGCGGCGGCGCCAGCCGAGCTCCGCGCGCGCCGCGACGGCATCGTAGAGCGGCTCTACGCCGCGGGGCGCTGCCGTAACTGCGACGACCCTGAGCGTCCACTGCAGCAGCAGCCACCGCGTCAGCCGGCCGAGGCGGCGTCTCCGGCCTCGCaagaggcggtggaggaggatgCATACGTGGATGGCctcggcgaggacgaggaggctgGCTTGGAGAGCAAGATCCTGGCGATCAGGGACTTCCTGGAGGACCCCGACCAG TCGGAGGACGAGCTGGTCAGCCTGCTGCAGAACCTGGCAGACATGGACATCACCTACAAGGCTCTCCAG GAGACGGACATTGGCCGGCATGTGAATGGCCTGCGCAAGAACCCTTCAGGCGAGGTCCGGCAGTTGGTGAAGCTACTCGTCAG GAAATGGAAGGAGATAGTGGACGGCTGGGTGCGGCTCCACAACTCCAGTGGCAGCTCGATCCTAT CTGATGGTGACTCGCCCGAGAATACCCAAGCCCAAGGCAAAAGCTACCAAAATGCTCAG GTTTCAGATTTCAAATATTCGCCCAGCCCACCACCACAGAGGCAAA ATGGTTTGAGCTCAGAGCGATCTAGGTCTAAATCTAGCAATAACAGTAACAATGGATTTGAGGCGACAATGGAGAAGCGTAGAGCAAGCCCTGCTCCCACATATCATATGAAACCGAACAACAGCAGCAACTATTCAACTACTTCGTCATCTGCTCCAGCT AGGACAATAAGGGAACCGAAggataataatttggatcttgagAAGCTCGATTCGGCCAGAAAGAGGCTTCATGAAAATTACCAGGAAATACAAAATG CAAAAAAGCAGAGGACAATGCAGGTGTTGGATATCCACGAATTACCAaagccaaaaaataaaaacaccTTCATCCGCAAGGGCGGCGGAGGTGGCCTCCCAGGACGACGTTGA